From the Microaerobacter geothermalis genome, the window ATGAAACCAATTAGAGGAACGCCGGACTTTTTTATACTCTTTACCACCCTGTTAATCGTAGGATTTGGAATTACCATGCTGTTTAGTGCCAGTTCCATTGTCTCTTATTGGGAAATGAATGACCGATGGTTCTTCACCAGAAAGCAAATCATCTGGGCAATACTGGGGCTGATTGGTATGCTGATCACGATGAACATTCCCTATTCTTTTTTTAAACGATGGTTTGTTCTTATTTTATTCGTTATTCTAATATTGCTGTCACTGGTATTTGTAAAGGGGATTGGAATAGAGGCAAATAATGCCCGGAGTTGGATTGGTACCGATGCTTTCACTCTCCAGCCCGCAGAATTCGCAAAGCTGGGTCTAATTATCTATTTGGCAGGATTGATTAGCAAAAAAGAGGGGAAAATTCAGGACTTAACCAAGGGATATGTTCCCGCCGTTCTAATCATCGGGATTATTTTTATCTTAATCGCAAAACAACCAGATTATGGCACGGCTATGATAATTCTTTCCATTGGAATTGTTATGCTGGTTATTGGGGGGGCTAAGCTGAAACATCTTTTTTTAACCGGCCTTCCCGCATTGGCCATTATTACTTACTATGTATTTTCTGCCGAATACCGAAGGGTACGATTTGCATCCTTTTTAAACCCTTGGGAGGATAGGTATGAATCCGGCTGGCAATTGGTTCAATCCCTCTTAGCCATAGGTCACGGCGGGATAACAGGTACAGGATTTGGCAAAAGCATTCAAAAATTCATGTATATTCCCTATCCTCAAAATGACTTTATTTTTTCAATTATGGCGGAAGAATTGGGATTTGTAGGAGTTTCATTATTTATCTTTGTCCTTATTCTGCTGATATGGCGTTCTATTTTGGTCACCCAAAAAATTGATGATCCATTTGCCAACCTATTAGGGATCGGCATTGTTTCCATGATTGCCATTCAAACCATATTAAATATCGGTGTGGTAACTGGACTTCTTCCTAATACTGGGGTTCCACTTCCCTTTATTAGCTATGGAGGTTCATCTCTTATCGTGATGATGACCAGTATGGGAATTATTCTAAGTATTTCCAGGGAAGTGAATCGCATGAAAAAAGAAAAAGCACTCATATAAGAAAATCTTATTTGAGTGCTTTAAATCTGCGTATTCTTGTGTTATCGTTGTTATTTTGTGCGAGGCTCTTCCACAACAGGAACAACTTTTTCAAATTCCACTCCTTCCACTTTTACATTTACCTCGACCACTTTTAAACCGGTCATGGATTCAACCGCATCCTTTACATTCTCTTGTAATCTTCTGCAGACTTCATCAATTTTTTCGCCATATTTTACAATGATGCGCAGGTCAATGGCTGTTTCGACATTTCCAACCTCCACTGATACACCCTTGTGTACATTTTTGCCGCTTACTCTTTTGGCTAAGCCTTCGGTTATCCCTCCGGACATCCCAGCAACTCCATGGGTATCTGAGGCTGCAATGCTAGCAATGAGTGCCACCACATCATCGGCAATTCGCACAGTACCTTCCGTCATATCTCTTTCCTCCTTCGCCTTTTTCTTTCATTCTATGATGTCCTTGGATTTAATGCAACGTATATTCATATTATTTGATTGTGGCCCAAAAATAAAGTAAGATATTTTTTGAGTATCTACAAAAAGTGTATGGGGTTAATGTTTATGAAACCTAAAAGGAAATTATCAACGGTACAAATCATCGTATCTTTTTATTTAATTGCCACGATTTTGGCCACAATCTTAATCAGTTTGCCCATTTTTCACAAACCGGGTGTAGAGCTTTCGTTTATTGATGCTCTCTTTACTGCAGTTAGTGCCATTAGTGTGACCGGATTAACTGTAGTCAACACTGCAGACACCTTTAATGTTCCGGGGATCATTATGCTCTCCTTTATTTTACAATTTGGAGGTATCGGTATCATGACCCTTGGAACTTTCCTTTGGATCGTATTGGGAAGGCAAATTGGGCTTAGCCAGCGCAGACTCATTATGGTTGACCAAAACCAATCCACCCTTTCCGGGCTAGTTGCCTTAATGAAACGAATATTGGGATTAGCCATTGGCATAGAAGCTATAGGAACCATACTTCTAGGCACCTATTTTTTGGATCGCTACAACCATTGGTATGAAGCCTACTATTATGGTTTCTTTTCAGCCTTATCCGCTTTTACCAATGCCGGATTCGATATTTTTGGAAATTCTTTGTTTGATTTCAGTCACGATTATTACGTACAAACGATAAATATTTTGCTGCTTATTGCCGGAGCCATCGGATTTCCGGTTTTGATTGAATTGATGGACTTCTTGTCAGGGAAATATCCCAATTTCCGTTTTTCCCTTTACACAAAAATTACGACCACCACCTTTTTTACCCTAATGCTGCTTGGAGCAGTTGGCATTTGGCTGTTGGACTACAAACATTTTTTTGCCGACAAAGGAATAGTAGAATCGATTTATTATGCCCTTTTTAATTCCGTTACCACCAGAAATGGGGGACTGGCAACGATGGATGTCAGCTTGTTCAATAATGCAACCCTGTTGTTTATGTCTTTTCTGATGTTTGTAGGCGCAAGCCCATCCAGTGTCGGTGGTGGAATAAGGACCACAACTTTAGCGATTATTTTTTTGAAAATTCGAGCCTTTAGTCTGGGATACAAGCAAATCAGGGTATTTAACAGAGAATTATATGAGGATGATGTGGAAAAAACCTTTGCCGTGATTATCATGGCTTTGCTTCTTCTCTTCGTAAGCTCCATGATATTAATGGCTGTGGAAGATTTTTCTCCCATTGAAATTATCTTTGAAGTGGCTTCCGCCTTCGGTACTACAGGATTATCCATGGGAATCACCCCAGAATTAAGCACCGTTGGAAAAGTCGTGATCATCTTTCTTATGTTTATTGGAAGAATTGGGATTTTATCTTTACTCTTTCTATTACGGAGAGAAGATCGGGATCCCCATTTCCATTATCCGAAGGAGAGAATCATCGTCGGGTGAATTTTTGACATCCCCTATTAGGGTTCCACCTCAATAGTTATTTGGATAAAAAAGGGGATCTATACAATTATATTTTCTCTTTCATCTCACGAAGCTCCCCGATAATGACATCATATTTGTCGCTAAATTTATCAAGGAGCTGATGAAGACGGTTTTCTCTTTCTTTATTATTTTTCATCACGTAAAATAATAGCCAAACAAAAAGGGTGGCAAAGGGACCTTGTGTGACAAAATATTTCATAAGCTCACCATCCACCAGATAATCCCCCCTTTATAATTTCTTTGCATTTCGGAAATAAATTGTCGTTACGGAACTAAAGAGGTCGCTGTCAATAATTGATGGGGTGAAGAAAATTTTCCTTCACCCCTAAAGACTTCAACTGTGACCAATTGCAGTCATGATGTGATTAGCCGAGAACAATTTCTGTCACCGTTCTTTCCGTCAGTTCAGCCCCTTCTTTGCTGATCAAATCCCCACCAGTACTTGAAAAAATATTTTTTGCTATGACCAGATCCATCACGGTGGAAACAGCCAGCGGATCAACGGGTTCAGTGGGGTTATTTATGCTGAGACGAACCCGCTTTCCTTCTTGGTTTAAGAACAAAAGATCCAAAGTTTTCGCCATTTTGGTTCACCTCCTTACTTGAAATCGATTCAAATGTTACTGGCTTAATTCTTCCTGGTCAAAGCGTTGGATGGACAAAACGGGGTTGCTCTGCAATCCAGCAAGGGCATTGGCTACATCATATACATCCTGATCTGTTGATGATGGTTTGACACGGTTGTAACTCTTAGATTGCTTAACCGGATTGCCATTTGCATCAACTCCCGTCTGAAACGCAATGACGATTCTGGAAAAATTAGGAGTGCTGATTACTGGCATCTCATTCACCTCCTCTTTAATATTGTCAGCCCATGATGAAAATCTGTCGGCTTACCGCTGCACTAATTAAATACCTTTTGAAGATGTTTTTTGGGACTTATTGTTCATTTTTTTTCTCAGCTTGTATAAGCCCCTTTTCTTCCACTCTGCAACAGTCCATATGGACACTCCATAATAACTGGAAATCTCCTTTAACGTATATCCCTGTAAGACATTCAGAATCAAACACCCTTTTTCCCGTTGAGTCAAGCCTTCCAACCATTCATTTAACTGATTTCCCATTTCAACATGATCTTCAATTTGAACCATTGGATCGGGAATAATATCCACCCAATCCTCATGCTCTTCTTCCCGGGGAAAAATGTGCATCTTCTTCCAGTTTCTCTCCCTGCTTAACCAGTTCAACATACGACCATTGATCCACTTTCTTGCATAGGCAGGAAAATACCCCTTTGAAGAATCAAATCGTAAACACGCTTCCCATAATGCCATTTGAGCAACCTGGACTGCATCATCCCAGTAACCGTAAAGATGGAATCGCTTAAGACAATTCCCTAACAAAGGCTGATATTTTTCCCATAGTTCCCTTGGATTATCCATTCTTTTCTCCTCAGTGGAGACCGGTCATCCATAAATTGCGCCGCAAAAGAAAAATACCATGGGCAACGATTTCCTTCACCTGCCAACTACAAATCCTTTAAGACCCAAATAGGGACAAGAAAGATTAAAATCAACTTAAGAAAACAAGTATTAATTAAAAGAAAATCAAAGAATGAACAAGATATCTGAAGGAATCGGTTGATTCACTTAGA encodes:
- the ftsW gene encoding putative lipid II flippase FtsW: MKPIRGTPDFFILFTTLLIVGFGITMLFSASSIVSYWEMNDRWFFTRKQIIWAILGLIGMLITMNIPYSFFKRWFVLILFVILILLSLVFVKGIGIEANNARSWIGTDAFTLQPAEFAKLGLIIYLAGLISKKEGKIQDLTKGYVPAVLIIGIIFILIAKQPDYGTAMIILSIGIVMLVIGGAKLKHLFLTGLPALAIITYYVFSAEYRRVRFASFLNPWEDRYESGWQLVQSLLAIGHGGITGTGFGKSIQKFMYIPYPQNDFIFSIMAEELGFVGVSLFIFVLILLIWRSILVTQKIDDPFANLLGIGIVSMIAIQTILNIGVVTGLLPNTGVPLPFISYGGSSLIVMMTSMGIILSISREVNRMKKEKALI
- a CDS encoding Asp23/Gls24 family envelope stress response protein, which translates into the protein MTEGTVRIADDVVALIASIAASDTHGVAGMSGGITEGLAKRVSGKNVHKGVSVEVGNVETAIDLRIIVKYGEKIDEVCRRLQENVKDAVESMTGLKVVEVNVKVEGVEFEKVVPVVEEPRTK
- a CDS encoding TrkH family potassium uptake protein, translated to MGLMFMKPKRKLSTVQIIVSFYLIATILATILISLPIFHKPGVELSFIDALFTAVSAISVTGLTVVNTADTFNVPGIIMLSFILQFGGIGIMTLGTFLWIVLGRQIGLSQRRLIMVDQNQSTLSGLVALMKRILGLAIGIEAIGTILLGTYFLDRYNHWYEAYYYGFFSALSAFTNAGFDIFGNSLFDFSHDYYVQTINILLLIAGAIGFPVLIELMDFLSGKYPNFRFSLYTKITTTTFFTLMLLGAVGIWLLDYKHFFADKGIVESIYYALFNSVTTRNGGLATMDVSLFNNATLLFMSFLMFVGASPSSVGGGIRTTTLAIIFLKIRAFSLGYKQIRVFNRELYEDDVEKTFAVIIMALLLLFVSSMILMAVEDFSPIEIIFEVASAFGTTGLSMGITPELSTVGKVVIIFLMFIGRIGILSLLFLLRREDRDPHFHYPKERIIVG
- a CDS encoding BhlA/UviB family holin-like peptide, whose protein sequence is MKYFVTQGPFATLFVWLLFYVMKNNKERENRLHQLLDKFSDKYDVIIGELREMKEKI
- a CDS encoding DUF2922 domain-containing protein; the protein is MAKTLDLLFLNQEGKRVRLSINNPTEPVDPLAVSTVMDLVIAKNIFSSTGGDLISKEGAELTERTVTEIVLG
- a CDS encoding DUF1659 domain-containing protein; translated protein: MPVISTPNFSRIVIAFQTGVDANGNPVKQSKSYNRVKPSSTDQDVYDVANALAGLQSNPVLSIQRFDQEELSQ
- a CDS encoding sigma-70 family RNA polymerase sigma factor, with amino-acid sequence MDNPRELWEKYQPLLGNCLKRFHLYGYWDDAVQVAQMALWEACLRFDSSKGYFPAYARKWINGRMLNWLSRERNWKKMHIFPREEEHEDWVDIIPDPMVQIEDHVEMGNQLNEWLEGLTQREKGCLILNVLQGYTLKEISSYYGVSIWTVAEWKKRGLYKLRKKMNNKSQKTSSKGI